A window from Fusarium musae strain F31 chromosome 8, whole genome shotgun sequence encodes these proteins:
- a CDS encoding hypothetical protein (EggNog:ENOG41) gives MDHNDSLIVDVEADEGFDVLSFVESYSERHEIGHEMKNEGYRKQEEMRTKSAIDFVRREATDENGQIATVNPHPKLSIAHDLVSFLLSRKAATSYLFRRHLIPSGTASQPFPLNMFMGKWTPWTIFALSKSKDVQPGTLQCCQLMKPGDIEVITVSNNKFVQLMSLLTGDELLMMSTWEMPDASRHKDVARES, from the exons ATGGATCATAACGACTCGCTTATTGTGGATGTCGAGGCTGATGAAGGCTTCGATGTTCTGTCGTTCGTTGAGTCTTATTCCGAAAGACATGAAATTGGTCATGAAATGAAGAATGAGGGATACCGTAAGCAAGAGGAAATGCGTACGAAGTCAGCCATCGATTTCGTTCGCAGAGAGGCTactgatgagaatggccagaTCGCCACCGTCAACCCCCATCCTAAACTCTCCATTGCTCACGATCTAGTGTCATTCCTCTTGAGCCGCAAAGCTGCAACTTCTTACCTTTTTAGGCGTCATCTGATCCCTTCAGGCACTGCCTCTCAGCCGTTCCCTCTCAACATGTTCATGGGTAAATGGACACCATGGACAATTTTCGCGCTATCAAAATCAAAGGACGTCCAGCCAGGTACTCTCCAATGCTGTCAGCTGATGAAGCCTGGAGATATTGAAGTCATCACGGTTTCGAATAACAAGTTCGTGCAGCTGATGAGTCTTTTGACCGGGGATGAGCTGCTCATGATGTCAACTTGGGAGATGCCCGATGCTTCGAGACAT AAGGACGTGGCGAGAGAGTCATAG
- a CDS encoding hypothetical protein (EggNog:ENOG41) encodes MAEGRFLPIIPTWFSNIASQRNAVLLSLIESWSPNSSVDVPRAFCKALVNGIEASEHSDMILCLLYYLVYGEENGYTFTPSMLWEALIAWGIRDKDYTVFTLTQISNACASFAFIDSQTEVMKLRSPLLLDYLRNEVFDDKYHTRHIRATFLYLTRGDHEGACRSSQELKERLKAHPFLCYAARTLAPSLAALPSLSYDTDFLKMTTSHRSVDSYLQAAEAWPYIDEESYDEFEAEEERWRCYTRGYTPLHLAAHFGARETLIQLLVDRGDNIEAQAANGQTALHIAAEIGDSSHTVKRLLECEANVAAVDEDGLTPLAHAIVYGCLESVRLLISHGADINALEEEDLLECYREKPDIAEFLVGLGVGMPEAESEPEE; translated from the exons ATGGCTGAAGGGCG GTTTCTTCCCATCATACCGACTTGGTTCAGCAACATCGCATCGCAACGGAATGCggttcttctcagcctgaTAGAGTCCTGGTCACCAAACTCCAGCGTGGATGTACCTCGCGCCTTTTGCAAAGCTCTGGTCAATGGGATCGAAGCCTCAGAGCATTCGGATATGATCCTCTGCTTGCTTTATTACCTGGTCTACGGCGAAGAAAATGGATACACCTTTACTCCATCAATGCTATGGGAAGCCCTCATCGCCTGGGGTATTAGAGACAAAGACTACACAGTGTTTACTCTCACACAAATCTCCAACGCCTGCGCCAGTTTTGCCTTTATCGACTCTCAAACGGAGGTCATGAAATTGCGATCACCATTGCTGTTGGACTACTTGCGAAATGAAGTATTTGACGACAAATACCATACGCGACACATCAGGGCGACATTCCTATACTTGACACGAGGCGACCACGAAGGCGCGTGCAGGTCATCTCAAGAGCTCAAAGAGAGACTGAAGGCGCATCCGTTTCTCTGTTATGCCGCCAGAACTCTTGCACCGAGTCTTGCAGCTTTGCCATCGCTGTCTTACGACACAGATTTTCTAAAAATGACAACCTCACATAGATCGGTAGACTCTTACCTTCAAGCTGCCGAAGCGTGGCCATacattgatgaagagagctatgatgagtttgaagctgaggaagagagatggcGGTGTTATACGCGAGGATATACTCCCCTTCACCTCGCTGCTCATTTTGGAGCCAGGGAGACACTGATCCAGTTGCTTGTTGATCGCGGCGACAATATTGAGGCTCAAGCGGCAAATGGACAAACAGCGTTGCATATCGCAGCGGAGATTGGAGATTCGTCACATACAGTCAAGCGGTTATTAGAATGCGAGGCCAATGTCGCTGCAGtggatgaagatggactCACACCTTTGGCTCATGCCATTGTATATGGATGCTTAGAGTCAGTGAGGCTGCTTATTAGTCACGGTGCAGATATCAATGCgctagaagaggaggatttATTAGAATGTTATCGCGAGAAACCTGACATTGCGGAGTTTCTAGTCGGGCTCGGTGTTGGGATGCCAGAGGCAGAGTCAGAGCCTGAAGAATAA